CAGGCGTAAGGCCCCGCGCGTGCTATTGTGCGGATCGTCCGGTCAGCCGTAGCTGTTCCGCCGTTATGTACGTGCCGTCGCATTTTCAGATTTCATTCAGCCTGCGGGTTTCAGTAACGATCACATCATTTAGGCCCGTGTTTTTCAGGAATGCCTTTGCAGTGCCGTGTTTGAGCACGATGGCCGTCGATGGCCCGGAACCCGAAATGCCGGCACCCAACGCTCCTGCCTTCAGGGACATCTCCGCAATGCTATTGTCCAGTCCGGATGCTTCTGCAATGATGCGTCCGTTGAGCGTCATTGCGGCCATAGGATCTCTTTTTGCAAGAGCAATCGCTTCTCTTTGAGCTATGGCCGCCTTCCTTAACGGTCCGAGGTCGATGCCCTCTTTGCGGATCTTAAGATCCGGTATGTGCAAAACCACGTCGTATTTCGGTATGTTTTCGAGGAAGATGATGCTGTCCGTATAGTTGTCGGTCATCACAAATCCGCCATAGTGGCATCCGCAAGCGTCATCGAACGATCCTGTCCTTGTGACTTTTGCGCGCCTTGCGCATTCGACCCCCATCTTTATGACCGTAAGCGGGTCGGTAACGAAGCCAAGCCCCTCTAAGACTGCGGAAATGATCGAATTGCATGCAGAGCTGGAACTTTTCAGACCCTTGGAAGGAGGCATCTCTGAAAATGTACTCAGGTGCCAGCCGTCAGGTTCCTCTGCGCCTGTCGCATTATACGCCGCA
The DNA window shown above is from Methanomassiliicoccaceae archaeon and carries:
- a CDS encoding shikimate kinase translates to MTTGMSWGAISVINAMPGGVGATIGTKLTTRSDFVPGGDERVVNIINDPKESTMLAELCVSAAYNATGAEEPDGWHLSTFSEMPPSKGLKSSSSACNSIISAVLEGLGFVTDPLTVIKMGVECARRAKVTRTGSFDDACGCHYGGFVMTDNYTDSIIFLENIPKYDVVLHIPDLKIRKEGIDLGPLRKAAIAQREAIALAKRDPMAAMTLNGRIIAEASGLDNSIAEMSLKAGALGAGISGSGPSTAIVLKHGTAKAFLKNTGLNDVIVTETRRLNEI